The DNA region ATGTGTCCGGAGTTGCTGAGTAATCCCGATTACCAGTTAATTCCCCTGCCTGAACAGGTAGCTTCCAACTATCTTTCTCTATGGTGGCCAGAGCACTGGCACTACAGTCAGGCTCATCAGTGGTTACGGAACCAGCTGGAAGAAAAAATGCACCTCTTCTACAGGCACTCCGGCCTGCGCCCTATTGAATAATTCTGCCTATTCGGTAAAGTCCGCGGTTTATCGTAATCCCAGATGGAATCAGTGTGTCCAGAAGCTTTCAGTTCGACCAGATCGGTGTCATCCACTCCTGTTACCGGCAGAAGTTTGGTATTCCCCGCCAGCCCGGCATCGTCACCGCCGCCGAGGCTGAACTGGAACTGTTGCCACCTTACAACCAAGAAAACCTGGTACGGGGGCTGGAAGGTTTTTCGCACCTGTGGGTACATTTTATTTTTCATGAAACCATGGACGAAGGCTGGCGCCCCACCATTCGCCCACCCCGTCTGGGTGGCAAACAGCGCATGGGCGTTTTCGCCACTCGTTCGACGCACCGTCCAAACCCGGCAGGTCTTTCGGTAGTTCGCTTAAAAGGCATTCAGTCTGGCAATGGTAAGCTGATCCTTAAACTCGCAGAAGCCGATCTGCTGGATGGCACGCCGGTCATTGATATAAAGCCTTATCTGCCTTATGCAGACGCCCTGCCTGAAGCCAGAGGTGGTTTTGCACCACTGCCAGCGGTTATGGCAGAAGTAGAGTTCACAGAAAAGGCCATGACCAAATGTCTGAACTACGAACAGAAAACCGGTCGACAGCTGGTACTGCTTATTCAGCAGGTTCTCGGGCAAGACCCTCGCCCGGCTTATCTGCGTGAAACCACCGGGCGACGGCATGGCTCGGCACTATGGGATGTCAACGTGGTCTGGGAATCCAGAGGTGACCACTTTCTGGTCACCGACCTGGAAGCTTATACAAGCCATCCGTAGCTGCTCTGGTGCTACCGGCAACATAGTGATCAATGACCAGTCTCTGGTCAGCCTGAACCAGTGTCCGGATTGGGGCCCGGGGGGCAGAAGCATCCGTCATCATATCGGCGATCTTTTTTGTGAATAAAACTGAGGCCGGTCCGGCATAGTTCACAGCAACATGGAGAAAAATGCCTTTGGTTGCAGAGTTGCTGGCAAACAGCTCAGGGTAAACGAGATAAGACTGAAGCATCTCAACACCGGGAACCGCCCTGATTTTACCACCAATAATACTTCCTGCAGAAAGGGCAGCATCTTTTACCTGATCTGGTACTGATAAAACCCTGCCTAGCAGGTTTGTTGCAGGTGCAAACCCCGGTATATAAGCTTTACCGTAGGGAATAAGGTAGTTGATTATCTGGCCCACGTAAGGGGAGGCTACTGCCCCCCCAGCCATTACCCCCATGGTCAAAGCAGCCTTGCTAATTTGACTCTGAAACCATTCTTCCATTTCTTGTATTCGCTGACTACTGGACAGCATGTAACCTGTGGCTGAAGAACTCATCTGTTTCAGATATTCATCAAAAAAAACGTTTGTTACCGCACCGGGGGTATCCACCAGTGCCATAGACACAGAAACCAGACCATCCTGCAACAGAGGCAGCATTTGAGAATCACGCCAGAAATATTGCTCATTGATGTTTCTTATAAAACTTCGGGTTCTTCCTGCGGAGGTAATGGTAATTTTCACCAGCATGACATGCAGGCCATCACTCTTGCCAGCCAGTGCGTAAGCACTACCCAGAGCGCCAAAACCACCCCAGGCATCGGTAACCGCTTTGCTACCAGGCTGACGAATGGTGCCATCAGCAGGCGACAGTTTTTCCCCTATTGGCTGAAAAACAGCTTGCCCAATGCAGTCTATGGTGTTTCCAGAAAACGATGAGAGCCAGAAAGTGGCATAGCGTCCTGCCAGTGAAAGCTCCCCCATAGGTGTTAACAGTCTTTGTATCAGGGGAAAAGCTGATGCCTGCATAGCGGCTGCTGAACAGGTTGCCTGAGCCGGTGAAAAACCACGATTCGCGAAAAACTGCTTAAGGTCACGCCCTGCCTTTAGCTGCACTGATAACATACTGTAAGCATGCAGATAAGAGAACGCGCCTCCATCCTTAAAGTTATTTAATCCATTTCCTGCGGCCTTATCAATACCCCCGGAAAAAGCCACTACCATTCCGTGATAGCCCAGAGTTTCAAGCAGGGACTGAACCCTGACATAAGGAGAACGCCCCGGTTTATGCAGTGTGGTCAGGCAGATCAATTTGCCCTCATTACCCGGCGAGCGAATAACCCGTTTTCTGGTCAGAGGGGTTTCCAGCCTTTCACTGTCAAATTCAGTGCGCCCCATAGCGTTAATGGAGGCCAGATCCAGATACAGGCCGTGATGGGTGTAATCAAATCCCTCCTCAGTGGCGGTGTTGCCGGGGCGGATCGGGTTGTACTCCTGGCTATCCCAGTAATCGTTCTTTAACTGCGGAGGAGCAACCAGATAAACGGTTGCAGTAGCATCAGGGCCAACCAGAACACAGTTTGTACCATCATCTTTAATCGTACCGTCAGGCTGGATCTCAATAACAGGGTGCTGTTCATCAGGGACTGCCGGCCAGGTGGAATTGAGTGGTTCGACGCTCGACTCTGCACTACCGGGAAATAGAAAACCCGCTAGCAGGCTACCCAATAACAAAGAAAAGAACTGTCGCATATTATCTTCGGGCTCTAATAACTGAATGCTAAGAATAGACAGTTAGCTTAAAGAACGCAGACAATTATCAATTTATTTTTTTAGCACAATATGAACTTAAAGGAAGCATTCTGAATTTGCCCAACTATTTATTTCTGAACAGAAGTATCATTTTCATCCTTTCAAAGCCTTACGTATACCTCCCACAGGATTCCATCGGAGACTGCAGCTTCAGGGACAAAATATAGAAACCCTGCCCTGTCTCCCCCCTGAGAACATCATCACCAGAGGCATTTCCTATACTCCTGAGATATCCAAAAAAAACGATGAAGTAGGGAATTAATGATGGAGACCCCGTTCAGATATAAAATCGCTGTTTTGCTTCTGGTATGCGCTACCCTCTCTGCCTGCTCCACTGGTCAACAAATGGGACACGGTATTGTTTTACGGGAAGAGTTGCTGGCTCCCGTTGACCGGACCGACGAAGCGAAAACCGGAGCATTAAGCGGCGCTACCCTTGGTTCAATCATTGGAGGCATCAGCGGCGCAGCTGCCGGTGCAGGCTGTGCTGCTGTAACCTTTGGCCTTTGTGCGCCGGCTATTCCCGGGCTGGTTGCCTATGGCGCAGTTGCAGGTGGGGGGATAGGTGGCGCATCAGGGGCTCTTCTGGGCTATGGGTATGGAACCAGTCGTCAGGGTAATGGACTCCATCATTACACTGTAGCTCCCTGTTCCGAAAAGAACGCGCCCATTGATTTAAGGCAATACAGTCCAAAGCTGATGCCACCCGGAACTCTTGTACTTATCCATAAGAAGGAAGAACAGAAAGGCCCTGTTTACAGTATTGCGCCGATAAACCCCAAAGAGCTTCATAAATACCCTGCTCATGAGTGTCCGTCGCTGCCTTCCGAATAAGCCAGCCTTCACATTGTTAAACCGGTATAATCTTTTCTGGAAAAAAACCACCAGCAATGAAAATACTGGTTGTCTGATAATGTCTGATGACGGAATGCTGAATGATTATACCTTATAAGGAAATTGAACCCGATACACTCAACAACCTGATTGAAGAGTTTGTCACCCGCGATGGCACCGACAATGGCTACGATCAGCCTCTGGAACAAAAAGTAGGAAGTATCCTGAAACAACTGAAGCAAGGAGAAGTAGTGATTGTTTTTGATCCGAATCTGGACAGTGTTAATATAGTGCCGAGAAATACGGTCACCACGACGGATATCGACAGTGACTATATAATAAGCGAAACATGACCTGTAGGTTGGGACGAACGAAGTGACTCCCAACACGGGAACCCAATGATGCTGACCGTGTTGGGTATTACCCTGAAGGGCATAAACACGTTCCGCTCGACCCAACCTACGTAACGGCTCCTTCCCTGAGCTCTATACCAATCAAAGCGGAAAGCGAGTCAGTTCAGCACCATTCAGCATCAGCAAACCATCTTCCAGAGCCATTTTCAGGGTTCTGCTTTCCTGCCAGACCGCTTTTGCCTGTTGCATGCTGTTCAGGCATTGCATCTGCTGACCAGAATCCCCGAACTGCAGGCAGGAAGCTGTGAGAAAGTCACCACTGTTCACCATGGTCTGACACATAGCGCTGTATAACACGGCTTCTGCTGGCTGTCCGCCATGCTCATGAACCATCTGCTGAGGAATGTACTCACAGCCCCAGTCCAGCAGTTCATCGGACAGATGAACAGAAGCAGACACAGCCAGCGACTGCATCGCGGCACTAGTCATCAGGCTTTCTTCCACCTGTGTCTGAGGTGGATTATCCAGCAGCTGCTCTACAAAGACTTTGGTTTTTTCCGTACCTGCCAGATCAAAGGCAAAGGCAAACCGCCCTTTGCTGGTCTGCACAGAGACTTCATCAACAGCAATACGTGGCTGAGAACTCATCAGATCCAGCAGCCACTGACTGGCATCGTCAACCGACATGGCCTGTTCAGCATCGCCGCGCCCCAGCAGATCAGGAATACGCTCAAGCAGATTCCGGTCAAGATTTTCTACGCTGGAGCGGATGCTTACTCCTTCAATCAGGTTATCCAACCCCTGTTCGGACAACAGCGGAACGGTGACCGGCCCCGTACTCATGACCATATGACTGCTCATCTGGTCATTGTCGGTTGTCTGCCCACCTTCAGCCTGAAAGTTATCCACAACCAGCAACACGTCTGAAGAAACAGAAGGCATAGAGTAAGACACTTCCGGAGCAGTCATCGACCAGCTCTGTTCACGGGTACTGAATTCCACCAGCGGGGAATTCATCGCCATGCGAAACAGGGGTTCGCTGTTTTCATGCACCGTCCAGACCAGAGGTTCCATATCCACAGCAACGGTTCCGGAGCGCCGGCTTGTCAGTTGTCCCTGTGCCGGATCAACCTGCAAGGTCAGCACCGGCCCCGGGTCCAGGGGCAATTCAATGCCTTCTGTCGTCAGTCTTGCGGAGACGGAACCGTTCAGGTTCATGGAGCCACTGATGGTTCCCGGCATGGTAAAACGAACGCCCTGCTCATAAGCGTGATAGTTGACGTCCAGATCACCAGAGATCATGCCCGGCGCAGAAAAGAGACTGCCATGATCCAGTGTGCCGGTCAGTTCCAGTGCCTGACCGTTAAGCTTGCGCAGCCCCGTCCCCTGCAGTGTCAGCTCCAGATCCGTACTGCCATAACCTCGGCTGACGGACAGGTTTTCAACACGATAGTCGTGCTGCTCTGCCAGATCGACCAGATCATTCTTCAGGCGGCCTTCAAGAATAAAGCCATTCAGCGCAGGCATGCCCAGCACAGCCAGACCTGCCAGTCCGGCGATACCGGATATCCATATTTTTTTAGTCTTCGTCATCGGTTTTACTTCTTACTTATAATCTGCAGCGTCGCAGTTGCTCGCCATAATTACTGGCCCGACTCTTCACACGTTGTGCCGTATTCATCAGCCATGGCTTACTCTTGTAGGTACCACGGCGATAACCACCCCAACCTTCGTGATAGTTGAGATACAACTGGTCAGCCCGCCAAAGGGACACTCCGTTTACACGACGGGTTTTGTTGGTATACCAGCCAATAAAATCAATTGCGTCGGCAAAGTTGTCGCGGCTCTTGAACCAGCCACCGGTTTCATCCAGGTATTCCTGCCATGTGCCGTCCTGAGCCTGTGCATAACCATAAGCTGAAGATTTACGCGGTAACGGAATAAACAGGAAGTAAGGACGGGGCGGCCTGACATTGTGCCTGAAGCTGGACTCCTGAAACATGATCGCCATCTGGATCTGTACAGGTGTCCCCCATTTCTTCTGGGATCTTTTTGCAGCCCGGTACCAGCTGGGCTTTTCCTTAAAGATGCTGCACAGGTTGTGTGCGTCAGAAGGCGGCGCAGTACTGCCACACCCGGTCAGCAGCAGGCTGATCGTCACGACCAGCCCCCCCAGTATTTTTTGTATCATTCAACGCCCCAGTCCGCTTTCAGTGCTATGAAATCGTCTTCGGAGATCACTTTAACCCCCAGGTTCTGCGCTTTAGTTAATTTCGATCCCGCTTTTTCCCCCGCCAGCAGTACTGTTGTTTTTGCTGACACAGACCCGGATACCTTCGCGCCCAGCTGTTGCAGAATCTCTTTTCCCTGATCTCTGGTCATGGAATGCAGAGAGCCGGTCAACACCCAGGTTTCCCCGGCAAGCGGCCGGGCAACGTCTTCGGTAGGTGCTTCAATGGCTGGCCAGTGAACCCCCTGTTCCAGCAGTTCTGCAATCACTTCCCGGTTATGGGGCTGACGGAAAAACTTCTCGATGTGCGACGCCACCACCGGGCCAACATCATCAACGGTTTGCAGGTCATCAACACAGGCTGAACGAATCGCTTCCAGCGCTTTATAATGACTGACCAGACTGCGTGCCGTCGCTTCTCCCACTTCCCGAATACCCAGCGCATAAATAAAACGGGCAAGCGTTGTCGTACGACTGCGATCCAGGGCATTGATCAGGTTGGTGGCTGATTTTTTACCCATACGCTCCAGGCCAGACACCTGCTCTACTGTCAGCTTGTAAAGGTCGGCAATGGTATTAATCAGACCTTTTGCCACCAGCTGATCCACCAGTTTATCGCCCAGTCCTTCAATATCCAGCGCCTTGCGGGACGCGTAATGCTTAATGGCTTCCTTACGCTGTGCGGAACAGTACAAACCACCGGAACAGCGTGCAGCGGCTTCACCTTCATCCTGCTCGATTTCAGAATCACATACCGGACAGGTGTCCGGCATAACAATATCTCGCAGCTGATCGTCTGAAGGGCGGCGGGAATGAACAACACCCACCACTTTGGGGATAACATCACCCGCCCGATGTACAATGACTGTGTCGCCAATTTTCAGGTCAAGGCGGATAATTTCATCCATATTGTGCAACGTGGCATTGCTGACAGTGACGCCACCGACAAACACAGGCTCCAGTCTGGCGACAGGCGTGACCGCACCGGTACGCCCCACCTGAAACTCAACGTCTTTCAGCTGGGTCATCTCTTCCTGGGCAGGAAACTTGCGGGCAATCGCCCAGCGTGGCGCGCGGGCCACAAAGCCCAGCTGTTCCTGCAGAGCCAGATCATTCACCTTGTAGACAATGCCGTCTATTTCGTAAGGTAAACCCTGTCGTTTGTCTGCCAGCTGTTCATAGTAATCTTCACAGGCTTTAATACCGGTGACGACCTGCATTTCCGGGTTAATGCGCAGCCCCCACTGACTGAACTGTTCCAGAATGTCGGCGTGCTTATCAGGCAGGCTGCCGCCTTCAACAAACCCTGCGCTGTAACAGTACATATCCAGAGGACGACGTGCTGTCACCCTGGAATCCAGCTGTCTCAGGCTACCCGCAGCCGCATTACGGGGGTTCACAAAAACTTTTTCCTCTCTGGCACGAGCGCGGGCATTCATCTTTTCAAAACCGGCTTTGGGCATAAAGATTTCACCGCGCACTTCCAGTCGTTCAGGCCAGCCTTTCCCC from Endozoicomonas sp. NE40 includes:
- the tsaA gene encoding tRNA (N6-threonylcarbamoyladenosine(37)-N6)-methyltransferase TrmO, translated to MSRSFQFDQIGVIHSCYRQKFGIPRQPGIVTAAEAELELLPPYNQENLVRGLEGFSHLWVHFIFHETMDEGWRPTIRPPRLGGKQRMGVFATRSTHRPNPAGLSVVRLKGIQSGNGKLILKLAEADLLDGTPVIDIKPYLPYADALPEARGGFAPLPAVMAEVEFTEKAMTKCLNYEQKTGRQLVLLIQQVLGQDPRPAYLRETTGRRHGSALWDVNVVWESRGDHFLVTDLEAYTSHP
- a CDS encoding YheU family protein, with the protein product MIIPYKEIEPDTLNNLIEEFVTRDGTDNGYDQPLEQKVGSILKQLKQGEVVIVFDPNLDSVNIVPRNTVTTTDIDSDYIISET
- a CDS encoding DUF945 family protein encodes the protein MTKTKKIWISGIAGLAGLAVLGMPALNGFILEGRLKNDLVDLAEQHDYRVENLSVSRGYGSTDLELTLQGTGLRKLNGQALELTGTLDHGSLFSAPGMISGDLDVNYHAYEQGVRFTMPGTISGSMNLNGSVSARLTTEGIELPLDPGPVLTLQVDPAQGQLTSRRSGTVAVDMEPLVWTVHENSEPLFRMAMNSPLVEFSTREQSWSMTAPEVSYSMPSVSSDVLLVVDNFQAEGGQTTDNDQMSSHMVMSTGPVTVPLLSEQGLDNLIEGVSIRSSVENLDRNLLERIPDLLGRGDAEQAMSVDDASQWLLDLMSSQPRIAVDEVSVQTSKGRFAFAFDLAGTEKTKVFVEQLLDNPPQTQVEESLMTSAAMQSLAVSASVHLSDELLDWGCEYIPQQMVHEHGGQPAEAVLYSAMCQTMVNSGDFLTASCLQFGDSGQQMQCLNSMQQAKAVWQESRTLKMALEDGLLMLNGAELTRFPL
- the ligA gene encoding NAD-dependent DNA ligase LigA — translated: MTDLNLFSQEAVEQEIQDLRQQINHHNHRYYVLDDPQISDAAYDQLLQRLKQLETDHPELTTGDSPTQRVGAAPLKEFGQVRHELPMLSLDNAFDEVDLQDFNRRVKERLNVTADIEYACEPKLDGIAVSLLYEKGVLVRGATRGDGTTGEDITQNVRTISSIPLKLMGKGWPERLEVRGEIFMPKAGFEKMNARARAREEKVFVNPRNAAAGSLRQLDSRVTARRPLDMYCYSAGFVEGGSLPDKHADILEQFSQWGLRINPEMQVVTGIKACEDYYEQLADKRQGLPYEIDGIVYKVNDLALQEQLGFVARAPRWAIARKFPAQEEMTQLKDVEFQVGRTGAVTPVARLEPVFVGGVTVSNATLHNMDEIIRLDLKIGDTVIVHRAGDVIPKVVGVVHSRRPSDDQLRDIVMPDTCPVCDSEIEQDEGEAAARCSGGLYCSAQRKEAIKHYASRKALDIEGLGDKLVDQLVAKGLINTIADLYKLTVEQVSGLERMGKKSATNLINALDRSRTTTLARFIYALGIREVGEATARSLVSHYKALEAIRSACVDDLQTVDDVGPVVASHIEKFFRQPHNREVIAELLEQGVHWPAIEAPTEDVARPLAGETWVLTGSLHSMTRDQGKEILQQLGAKVSGSVSAKTTVLLAGEKAGSKLTKAQNLGVKVISEDDFIALKADWGVE